Proteins found in one Quercus robur chromosome 2, dhQueRobu3.1, whole genome shotgun sequence genomic segment:
- the LOC126712257 gene encoding zinc-finger homeodomain protein 5-like, producing the protein MEMKAQEKELGTPGSLSYGGHLIGGSLEVERRRDGFHGGSGTASRSRTQSLAPQQHHPSQARVTVTVPDPVTSATIAPMLGRSNSNPQSAATVRYRECLRNHAASTGGNVFDGCGEFMPSGEEGSLEALKCAACDCHRNFHRKEVNGETQFSPGSRRSIVLSPLQIPPLSSPAGVLHHQKFSMGFHTNPTAPIVQPMNVAYGGGGGGTESSSEDLNVFHSNAEAMPQPPFSVSKKRFRTKFTPEQKDKMLEFAEKVGWRIQKQDEEEVVKFCAEIGVKRQVLKVWMHNNKNSMKKPNETEKQTFEMGNAKPVAVEGGIEAEM; encoded by the coding sequence ATGGAAATGAAAGCGCAAGAAAAAGAACTAGGAACCCCAGGATCTTTAAGCTATGGTGGTCATCTCATTGGAGGATCACTAGAAGTTGAGAGAAGAAGAGATGGATTTCATGGTGGAAGTGGAACTGCAAGCCGCAGTCGTACACAATCCCTAGCTCCTCAACAACACCACCCTAGTCAAGCAAGAGTTACAGTCACAGTCCCAGATCCAGTTACTAGTGCAACAATTGCACCCATGTTAGGCAGATCCAACTCAAACCCACAATCAGCAGCAACAGTTAGATACCGAGAATGCTTAAGGAATCACGCAGCGAGCACTGGAGGCAATGTTTTTGATGGCTGTGGAGAGTTCATGCCAAGCGGTGAAGAAGGATCCCTAGAAGCTTTGAAGTGTGCTGCTTGTGATTGCCACAGGAACTTTCACAGAAAAGAGGTTAATGGTGAGACTCAATTCAGTCCTGGTTCAAGAAGAAGTATAGTGCTAAGCCCTCTTCAAATCCCCCCACTTTCATCTCCAGCTGGAGTGCTACACCATCAAAAATTCTCAATGGGGTTTCATACAAACCCTACTGCTCCCATTGTTCAACCAATGAATGTAGcttatggtggtggtgggggagGGACTGAGTCTTCAAGTGAAGACCTCAATGTGTTCCATTCAAATGCAGAGGCAATGCCACAGCCACCATTTTCTGTGTCAAAGAAGAGGTTCAGAACTAAGTTCACACCGGAACAGAAGGACAAGATGTTAGAGTTTGCTGAGAAGGTTGGGTGGAGGATTCAGAAACAAGATGAAGAGGAAGTGGTGAAGTTTTGTGCTGAGATTGGAGTGAAGAGACAGGTTCTTAAGGTTTGGATGCACAATAACAAGAATTCAATGAAGAAGCCGAATGAGACTGAAAAGCAAACTTTTGAGATGGGTAATGCCAAACCAGTGGCAGTGGAGGGAGGCATAGAGGCTGAGATGTAG